ttttgtgtttttttttacatttagcatttaatatattaaaaaaatttacatggaCTTGAAGCTTTCAATTGAATTAATAAAGCTACGTGATATTTTtgtcaacaaaattttcttttcattatttattaatcattttatCTGAAAACAGTCCATGGCTCACTTTGAATGTGAGCCACTGTATTTTCAATGTGCACAATATTctattcgtcacagccgaatatctCACTATAGTTTCATTTTGAGTTTATTGTCTGGCATCTCTATTAGCCGATTGTCAAAATTCTACACCACTACAAACTCATACTTTGACATACCCCCAAAAAAgcgaataacaaaaaattaaatgaaataatttactTTATGTTAATTACATAAAgtaaattatttgttataaaatagaaaactaaataaattgttttttgttttcttacatTAGTAATTATAACTTTGAATGTTGTCTTACCTTTGGTAAATTTATTCTCGATATGCCAAAAAGAATTCTGCCAATTGGAGCTGCTCTGCAGCTGCTCAGTTgtgaatgtgtgtgtgtatgtatgagtTTATTTGTGTTGGTGTGcttgaaaaatacaaagaatgcaattgttttaatacatttttctcaattttaaaatacacttgcactcgattttttatgatattgataagaaattatcgatttttctatatatttttttcactttacaCTTGATTTTTTTGATGCTTATGAGAAATACTTGACGGTTTGTTTGCATgaaaagtatacaaaaaagtttgctattcctttcctatggatttttttttgccaacaaattgatttttccacattCACTTTTTGCGTTGTATGCAAATTAGATCACAAAAAAGCCATAGCCCAGTGGTGTCATGCTATGCGTGTTCACAGATGTACATAACTTTATTAGGCTTATTTTAATTTCACATAAGGTTTAACACGCCGATTTAACTTGCTTcggattttcttaaatattttagaatttttaaatttcccagGGAAAGCAGACATCGCGTTTCTTCTCAAATTTATACTGACAGCGATGTCTTGAATGTacgtcaatttaaggcaatttGCCAGGGTCCCCGGACTTTTTTCGTGTCTTgtccacaaaaaatattttttatccccaaaacacaatttttcttaTCCCTAAAAATCGCcagcaatttttttcaatttaatagaaattattcTTTCAATcaatattagttttatttgtattgtttcttcaaataaaataaaataaatgtcagTGAGAGTATTCAGAATAAATTCGTATTCAACTCATACTCTTTAAAATAATgtagaataatttatttttcaaattatttttaaattttttaaagatggGAAACTGTTATTTTGTAGTGTATTCCTTCTGAATGTACACTACAGTTATAAATAAAACGAAATGAAACAAATACTTAATGTAATGAGACTTGAACCATTTCTTAAAATGAAGAAAGTCATTTGACAAATCTAATTACATTTGGTGTAATGCAAGTCTGTATTTATCTTAATAACACATTTTAGAAGTATTTATATTTCATAATTGTAATGAATAATAATACGAAAGCTTATTTTAATATTCTCtattatttgctttattttttaaaataatataacaattataactattacataaaataattctgaaattctacaaaacTCCATAAAACGTAATCCACATTCccaaagacaaaatttcattcaaGAATTTCGCGAAAAAATCCccaatttagtaaaaaatcctCTAATCTGACATCACTACAACTGTTAATGATGCCTGATTGTACAAAAAACTTATTATGGaagtaatttaaatttagtagAGGGGACAAATACTTTACTACTATTACTTTCTTAATAGTTCATGTTTCACATTATGAATAATACATTAATAAACATGAATAAGAGATATGCAAATGAAGAGAATACTCAAAATAATAatgcaaatatatttattttggtgAAATATTCAGCGAGTTCTTGCccgtaagagagctatattcggctgtgccaaatcttatatactcttcaccaaattaaactatttttttccaaagttgtttttttattttttggaacaaaatttttttttaaattttaattttttttttgttttttcaaattttttttaatatttagggtgaaaaaataaattcgggttaaaaaatatttttttcgattttgacccattgtaggtccaacttactatggtcttatgaaatatctatcattagatatccatattgtcaatattaatgacttggtaatccagatataggtcaaaaatcgaggttttcctgattttttccttatatctcagggGGCATCGGAAagtttcaacagacagacggacatggcttaatcgactccgatatctataaggatcctgaatatatatgctttatagggtcgaaaaattatattgtgaaaattacaaacggaatgccacacttatatataccattctcaCGAAGATGAGGGGTACTCTCCAAATTAACCACATGAAGCAAAACGTCTGGCACCATTATGCAAACATTTTCGACAGCACTTTTTTATAGTTATGCCAAGTTTTTTGTAACACCTCAATATGGCAATACCACAAACATTGACATTTATTCGTGCGTCGTTTTTGTTGTTCGTATATATGCGTTTAGTTGGAGgatatattttttgtgtgaaaattgttaaataaaatataaaaaaatcatatataattaaaaaaacatgtgTACTTTAGCACCCAAAAAGGATGGCAgtccaaatattgaattttataactcGCCTGAATCATTACAGGGCTTCGAGTCCATACGCCTATGGCTacagaaaaattgtaaaaaagtgaGTATAACAGCATGAAAAATGCAatgaaaaaatcacaaaatataaaaatggcgTTTTTGAACtcgtaaatttagttttaaacataaattttattaattctttaatttagtatttagcCAGTAGTAATGAGCCTATAACAAAAGAATCGTTGGCTCAATTATTGATACAATTTCTCCAATATGTTGAAGCAAAACTTGGTAAAAATTCAGCAGAGCCACCAGCGACGCGTATACCGGTAAGTGTGGTGAATTTGATTAATGTGGACCTGTTTCTTGGAGTAAATGAAAAGGAGATGCctaattatagttattatttaTAGATGCgttgttttttggattttaaatcgGGCGGTGGTTTGTGTATTATATTTTCGACAATGTTTCGCTTTCGCGCTGAGCAGAGAGGCAAGAAGTTTGACTTTTCCGTGGGAAAGAATCCAACTCGCAAAGATCCAAATATACAATTGTTAATTGACATCGAACAAGCTTTAGTCGAAGCAGACCTTTATCGTATTCCGTACATTTTTATTCGTCCCGAAGTGGATAAGCAATTGGCCACACGTTTGCGTGAAATATTGGCTACTAGACGAGTAGAAATTGTTTCGGATGAAGAAGATGCCACTCATATTATATACCCTGTGGTTGATCCTCATCCCGATGAGTATGCTCGTCCTATTTTTAAGCGTGGAAATTGTGTAATGATGCATTGGTATTATTTCCCCGAATCGTATGATACATGGACACCAAATTCATTGGAATTGCCCGAAAATGTACCAGAAAATCCGGAATCTCCAGCAGAGCGCTGGCGTGTATCCGCCTCATGGATTTTAGATCTCGAGCAGTACAATGAGTGGATGGCAGAGGAGGATTATGAAGTAGATGatttgggaaaaaagaaaatGCATAAGCAGCGTTTATCCATTGATGACATAATGTCCGGTGGAATtgatgaaaagaaaaaagtagtgAGCGGTACTCCAGTTGCTGTAAAACAAAAGCGTAGACGTTCTCCATCTCCGAGTTCTTCTAAATCCGGAAAGCGTAAACGGTCTCCAGCAGTACTGCATAAAAAGTCACGCAATGATGAAGAAGATGAAGATTTAACACGTGACATGGATGATCCGCCTGCCGAAACAAATCTTCAGGAAGTTATTAAGACCACTTCCCTTCAATCCACAGCCAGTCCAGCTCCCGCAAGCAAGTCCAGAGCTGATAATGATATGATGCCAATTAAAGGTAACATTTTATcgacaatatacatatgtaactaAAAAATTGtactaataaaaaattatgtttcagGCGGTACTTTAACTGATTTGGATGATGAGATGACTGGTGGTAGCGGCACTCAAGCTTTGTCGGCATGTGATGGTGAAAATTCTCAGACTGGAAAAACCAGTGAGAATAGTAATACTCAAGAATTTTCATCATCGGCCAAAGAGGACATGGAGGATAATGTTACTGAGCAGACACATCATATTATCGTGCCCTCCTATTCAGCTTGGTTTGATTACAATTCCATACATGTGATTGAGAAACGGGCAATGCCGGAATTctttaattctaaaaataaatccaaAACGCCAGAGATTTATATGGCCTACAGAAATTTCATGATTGATACATACCGTCTCAATCCCACTGAATATTTAACAAGCACAGCCTGCAGACGTAATTTGGCTGGCGATGTTTGCGCGATTATGCGTGTCCATGCTTTCCTCGAACAATGGGGCTTGATAAATTATCAAATTGATGCAGAGTTACGTCCCACTCCCATGGGGCCACCACCTACATCTCATTTTCATATTCTGTCGGATACACCTTCAGGCATACAGTCTTTAAATCCGCAAAAAACTCAACAGCCATCGGCTGCAAAATCCTTACTCGACCTTGACAAAAAGCCCTCAGGTGGTCCCAGCAAGGAGGGCAAAGAAGATTCATTGGATAAGGCCCCAGTGGGCATAAAAACTGAACCGGTGGAAAATGGTAGTGCAGCTGCCACTGCCTCTGGTCAATTTGGTTTAAAACTCGATCAGTACGCTAAAAAGCCGGCAGCTATGAAAAATCGCACTGCTGCTAGTCTGTCCAGGGAATGGACAGACCAAGAAACTCTACTTTTATTGGAAGGCTTAGAATTGCATAAGGATGATTGGAATAAAGTTTGCGAACATGTGGGAACACGCACTCAAGATGAGTGTATTTTACATTTCCTACGTCTACCAATCGAAGATCCCTATCTGGAAGACGATGGTGGATTTTTGGGTCCTCTAGGCTGCCAGCCTATACCGTTCAGCAAATCCGGCAATCCCATCATGTCTACAGTGGCATTTTTAGCATCTGTAGTAGATCCACGTGTAGCTGCAGCAGCTGCTAAAGCAGCTATGGAAGAATTTGCAGCTATTAAAGATGAAGTGCCAGCAGCAATTATGGACAGTCATCtgaaaaacattgaaaaagcTTCAGCATCTGGAAAATTCAATCCATCTCATGGCTTGATTAGTAGTGGTATTGCCGGTACGAGTATTGACAAAGACGAAGAAGATCCTAATGCCGCAACTGTAGGTGTCGTACCTCCATCTGGATCGGCCGACGAGGAAATGAAGGACCTAACCAAGAAAGACGGTAACAAAGTTTAGCAATTAGTAGAGATTTTATTAATAGAGTACCTATATGGATTTAAAATCGTTCCTTGTATTTCATTTATTCCCCTGcttgttttaaactttttgttattgtttattttttgttgctaaattattgctttttcttttaaatatcccGCATGCAGATAAAGATCTTACCAAATCCCCCTCCAAATCCAAAGACGAATCTAAAGACAATGATAAAAAAGATGATAAAGAAAAGACAGAAAAAGAAACCGATAGTAAAAAAGATGAAAGTAATATTAAATATCCAATTTGACGGAAATTgtctttaattaatatttatattgactatttacactttttttaaatatttttagatgtcAGTGGAATGGATGTCAAGGAAATTAAAACCGAAGAATCTAGTGGTGATGGTTCTGCAGGTGAAGGTGTCTCAAAAGAAATCGATGTAGCTAAACAAGTATTTAATGAGGCGAATGTACAAACCGCTGCTGCTGCCGCTTTAGCTTCAGCTGCGGTTAAAGCAAAGCACTTGGCTGCtttagaagaaagaaaaattaagtcaTTGGTTGCCCTGCTGGTGGAAACCCAAatgaaaaaacttgaaattaaattgCGTCACTTCGAGGAGTTGGAAACCACAATGGAACGTGAGCGAGAGGGTTTGGAATATCAAAGGCAACAACTCATTACGGAACGCCAACAATTCCATCTAGAGCAATTGAAGGCAGCTGAGTTTAGGGCCAGACAACAGGCTCACCATCGTCTCCAACAGGAACAGCAATGGCAAGGTGGCCCAGCAGGCACTGGAACTGCCGCGGGTACAGCTGCCTCAGCTACAAGTGGCGCTACTTCGGGTTCAACTGTGACTCCGAGTAGCACCTTGCCCGGAGCACCACCTGTTGTTCCACAAATAGGTCCAAGTGCTACTATGCCAGGAGCCCCCGTTGCAGCGCCATCAACACATGTTGGAGCACCAGGTGCTAATCCAGCAAGTGGTTCAGTAGCTGGTGGCCATCCTGCTATACAAACCACTACACCAATGGGTAAGTTCAATAGAATTATGTAAATACTTTATATACAATCGAACACATTGTTTCTTAGATACTACTCCAGCTGCTATTGCACAAACTGTTCCAACAACAGCTTCAGAAGCACCAGCTGCATCTCCAACCTCGGGGTCCACCATACCACCTGCAAATCCCTCAGTTCCGTTAGCTACAAATGTAGCTGGTCCTGTTCAACCCACACCTAACATTCCACCGGCCCCAGGAGGTCCCACAGGTGCTCCCACATCATCTTAAATGCGTATCTCTCATTTGAGATTTTCTCTAAAAGAAAGCTAGgtttagtatttaattttagttttacagATGTCTCATGAAATTGTATAAACATTTGTCGTGTTctctcttttaatttcttaatcaacTTTGTCGATATTTTGCCGAAAATTTGTTGGCAGATTTCTAAAATGTTCGAATTGGACACATTTATCTCTATATgcggttaaaaagtatttacaatgaTGAATATTCGAATAACAATGGATAAACATTTCTTATTATAAATAAACGTATTCAATTATCTGTACGTAAATGGATAATATTAGAATGTTTACTCAATAGAAGAAAATTACAATTATTTGGAagtaaattgaaatgaaaagaaaaatattatggagtttgcaaacaaataaataaacttagtCGGCTGTCTTAtatacttcaccaaattatataataaaatatttttaggtaaacaaaatttgtttttaactttaaaaaatgtatgggatttttttttttaatttttaagataatttttttttttataacaaaaattttttttattgaaacaaatatttttttttgattttgacccattgcacagtggttccgcccataggccaaaaataaataaaacgatcacaaaatatttagacaaaatacaaaaaaattatctcttaaatatccaatctttttaatggcaaaccggtttttactggaaatcaaacgggactttttaaaaataaaattgaaagcatgagcaaatattcatttgcaaagcgcagctgaacgctggaagaataattcaaagcaaaagtgcacttcaaaacggtcttgcaattgctgtagtctacaaaattaaattattttcaatggattttgaagttaaaggtatttattttatctttagaaaataataaaaactaacttgtgttgtaattcttgtgaaattaatgttttagttaacctatatgtttgttacttttttgtaaaacttcattatgtttacttaaagttttagttgtgttccccCAAAATTCCCCCATAGGTTTCATTTTCATTGTATTTATCtgattcttaagataataaaagtgc
The nucleotide sequence above comes from Calliphora vicina chromosome 1, idCalVici1.1, whole genome shotgun sequence. Encoded proteins:
- the mor gene encoding SWI/SNF complex subunit SMARCC2 isoform X2, encoding MCTLAPKKDGSPNIEFYNSPESLQGFESIRLWLQKNCKKYLASSNEPITKESLAQLLIQFLQYVEAKLGKNSAEPPATRIPMRCFLDFKSGGGLCIIFSTMFRFRAEQRGKKFDFSVGKNPTRKDPNIQLLIDIEQALVEADLYRIPYIFIRPEVDKQLATRLREILATRRVEIVSDEEDATHIIYPVVDPHPDEYARPIFKRGNCVMMHWYYFPESYDTWTPNSLELPENVPENPESPAERWRVSASWILDLEQYNEWMAEEDYEVDDLGKKKMHKQRLSIDDIMSGGIDEKKKVVSGTPVAVKQKRRRSPSPSSSKSGKRKRSPAVLHKKSRNDEEDEDLTRDMDDPPAETNLQEVIKTTSLQSTASPAPASKSRADNDMMPIKGGTLTDLDDEMTGGSGTQALSACDGENSQTGKTSENSNTQEFSSSAKEDMEDNVTEQTHHIIVPSYSAWFDYNSIHVIEKRAMPEFFNSKNKSKTPEIYMAYRNFMIDTYRLNPTEYLTSTACRRNLAGDVCAIMRVHAFLEQWGLINYQIDAELRPTPMGPPPTSHFHILSDTPSGIQSLNPQKTQQPSAAKSLLDLDKKPSGGPSKEGKEDSLDKAPVGIKTEPVENGSAAATASGQFGLKLDQYAKKPAAMKNRTAASLSREWTDQETLLLLEGLELHKDDWNKVCEHVGTRTQDECILHFLRLPIEDPYLEDDGGFLGPLGCQPIPFSKSGNPIMSTVAFLASVVDPRVAAAAAKAAMEEFAAIKDEVPAAIMDSHLKNIEKASASGKFNPSHGLISSGIAGTSIDKDEEDPNAATVGVVPPSGSADEEMKDLTKKDDVSGMDVKEIKTEESSGDGSAGEGVSKEIDVAKQVFNEANVQTAAAAALASAAVKAKHLAALEERKIKSLVALLVETQMKKLEIKLRHFEELETTMEREREGLEYQRQQLITERQQFHLEQLKAAEFRARQQAHHRLQQEQQWQGGPAGTGTAAGTAASATSGATSGSTVTPSSTLPGAPPVVPQIGPSATMPGAPVAAPSTHVGAPGANPASGSVAGGHPAIQTTTPMDTTPAAIAQTVPTTASEAPAASPTSGSTIPPANPSVPLATNVAGPVQPTPNIPPAPGGPTGAPTSS
- the mor gene encoding SWI/SNF complex subunit SMARCC2 isoform X1; its protein translation is MCTLAPKKDGSPNIEFYNSPESLQGFESIRLWLQKNCKKYLASSNEPITKESLAQLLIQFLQYVEAKLGKNSAEPPATRIPMRCFLDFKSGGGLCIIFSTMFRFRAEQRGKKFDFSVGKNPTRKDPNIQLLIDIEQALVEADLYRIPYIFIRPEVDKQLATRLREILATRRVEIVSDEEDATHIIYPVVDPHPDEYARPIFKRGNCVMMHWYYFPESYDTWTPNSLELPENVPENPESPAERWRVSASWILDLEQYNEWMAEEDYEVDDLGKKKMHKQRLSIDDIMSGGIDEKKKVVSGTPVAVKQKRRRSPSPSSSKSGKRKRSPAVLHKKSRNDEEDEDLTRDMDDPPAETNLQEVIKTTSLQSTASPAPASKSRADNDMMPIKGGTLTDLDDEMTGGSGTQALSACDGENSQTGKTSENSNTQEFSSSAKEDMEDNVTEQTHHIIVPSYSAWFDYNSIHVIEKRAMPEFFNSKNKSKTPEIYMAYRNFMIDTYRLNPTEYLTSTACRRNLAGDVCAIMRVHAFLEQWGLINYQIDAELRPTPMGPPPTSHFHILSDTPSGIQSLNPQKTQQPSAAKSLLDLDKKPSGGPSKEGKEDSLDKAPVGIKTEPVENGSAAATASGQFGLKLDQYAKKPAAMKNRTAASLSREWTDQETLLLLEGLELHKDDWNKVCEHVGTRTQDECILHFLRLPIEDPYLEDDGGFLGPLGCQPIPFSKSGNPIMSTVAFLASVVDPRVAAAAAKAAMEEFAAIKDEVPAAIMDSHLKNIEKASASGKFNPSHGLISSGIAGTSIDKDEEDPNAATVGVVPPSGSADEEMKDLTKKDDKDLTKSPSKSKDESKDNDKKDDKEKTEKETDSKKDENVSGMDVKEIKTEESSGDGSAGEGVSKEIDVAKQVFNEANVQTAAAAALASAAVKAKHLAALEERKIKSLVALLVETQMKKLEIKLRHFEELETTMEREREGLEYQRQQLITERQQFHLEQLKAAEFRARQQAHHRLQQEQQWQGGPAGTGTAAGTAASATSGATSGSTVTPSSTLPGAPPVVPQIGPSATMPGAPVAAPSTHVGAPGANPASGSVAGGHPAIQTTTPMDTTPAAIAQTVPTTASEAPAASPTSGSTIPPANPSVPLATNVAGPVQPTPNIPPAPGGPTGAPTSS